In Thermogemmata fonticola, the DNA window GTACTTGAGAATGACATCGGCCACGGTAGGCAAAGGGGTCCCACTGCGGCTATCCTGCACGTGAAGCTGGACAAGGGCAGCCAGATAACCGAGTCCCACTGCGATCAAGAAGACGGTCAGGACAAGGCGAGCGGGTCCCGGTAAACACCGGAGAGTCAAGCTGTTTTGTAGATGCGACATCGTGCTGTCTCCAACAAGTCCGTCACTCAGGCGGGCGGAAGGCAGGCTTAGTGGTGGGGTGGTTCCTGGGGGGAGGTCAGCAGAGGGCTGGCAGCATCGGGAGACGGCGAGGGACGGAGCCATTCCTGGAGGGCAGCGAGGACGGTTTCCCGTGCCTGATGTAAAGGTAGAGGAAGAGTAGCGCCACAGGCCAGGGGATGGCCTCCTCCTCCGAAACGTTCCGCCAAGCGGGAAATATCCACACTTCGGGAGCGGAAGCTGACTTTGGTTCCGCCGGAGGCTTGCTCGATGAACACTAAAGCTACTTCCACCCCTTCCAGGCTCCGGGGGTAGTTGATGAGTTCTTCCGTGTCGCCTGGTACGGCCCCGGTCAGCGGGTAATCTTTCAGGTAAATCTCGGTATAGGCCACTTTGCCGCCCAAGGCGATGTGCAAGCGTTCCAGGGCTAGACCTACGAGTCGCAGGCGTGCCAAAGTTGCTGTTTCGTAAAGCTTCTCGTAGAGGATGGTCGGTTGTGCCCCTGCTTGCATGAGCGTGGCTGCCAGGGTGAACGTGTTGGGCGTCGTGTTGGCGTGCCGGAACCAGCCGGTATCCGTGGCCAGGGCCATGAACAGATTTTGAGCCGCACCCGGTCGCAGCGGCAAACCCAACGCCTGAATCAACTCATAAACCAGACGGCCTGTCGCTTCTGCGGTTACATCGACACACGCCAATCCGCCCAAATCGTCTTGGGTACGGTGATGGTCGATAACAACCCGCGGCAGCGTGGACCGGCGAAGCCAATCTGCGAAATCCCCCAGTTGGGCCCAAGTCCCAGTATCCAGGATCAGCACGCAATCACGGTCCTGCCAGTCGGCGGATTTGAAATCCTCGATGATCCGGCGCTCAGGGTCCAGAAAGGCGTAACGTGGGGGCAAACGACTCGCGATCGCCACGCGCGGATGCTTCCCCATCACTTGAAGCATCTCATACAAGGCCAATTGGGAGCCTAGCCCATCGGCATCTGGTCGCACATGAGTCATCAGCAAGGGTCGATCCCGTTGCCGCAACAGGGTCACCAATCCAGACCAGTCCACGGGCATAAAGTGCTCCGCCAGGGTCGGTGGGGTTGCTGGAATTGTAGTCCACCCTTCCCATTCGGAACAGGGAAACCCGCTACTCTCCGCTATCCTTCTTCCACAACTTCGCTTCGTTCGACGCCGCTGCTAGTTTCTAATGAGCCACGACGAGACCGCTTGGACGCTTTTCCTCGGCACGTGTAACAGTTTACCAGTTTTCCGGCTTCTGCCTTGCTTCTCCGCAGCTTACAGGTACAACACCTCTGTTACGTTACTGCCGTATGCCTCACCTAACCTCGAAGACTTGCCCCCCTTCCTTAGCCGGGGGCTTGTCCCATTGCAGGAGTAGACACCGTGTCACGGATCCGCCTGATGATTGCCTCGCTGGCCCTAGGGGTGTTCGTCGCTTTCACTGCGGCGCAAGACGTCAAAACACAACCGCCCGCCCAGGAACAGCCCGCGAAATCCACCACCAGCCCCCAGGACCCGAAAAAGACAGAACCTAAGAAGGAGGAACCCAAAAAGGAAACACCCAAGAAAGAAGAGCCGAAAAAGGAGGAACCCAAAAAGGAGGAACCAAAGGCGGATCCTAATGCCCGGACTTTCGCACTCAAGTTCGAGAAGGACAAGAAGTTCTACCAGGAACTCAAAACTCAAGTATCCCAGGTGATCAAAGTACAAGGTCAGGATGTGACCCAGAAACAGGAAAGCACCTATTACTTCAAGTGGAATCCGCTAAAGCAAGTGGGGGAAAAATGGGAACTGGAACAGGAAGTGGAAGGGCTGAAGGTCAGCATTGACATTTCCGGCAACACGATCAACTACGATTCGACGCAGCCGGACGCCAGTGTCACCGCTGGGAATCCGACCCTGATGGAGTTCTTCCGTAAGCTCGTCGGCACCAAATTCGTCGTCACCTTGGACAAGGCCTTCAAGGTGGAAGCGGTGAGTGGCAAGGACGAATTTATTCGCAAACTCTCCGGCGGGAATAACCAATTGGATAGCCTCTTCCGCAACATCGTCACGGATGACTCCCTCAAGCAGATGTGCGACCCCACCTTCTACCTTGTTCCGGATTCACCGCGGAAGCCTGGGGATACGTGGGAAAAGAAAGCTGCTATTTCCTTGGGACCCATCGGCAAGTACGAAGTTACGTATAAATTCAAGTATGTCGGCCCCGGAACAGAGGAAGGCAAGAAAGAATACGACAAGATTGAAGTGGAGACCGATGTGACCTACACCGTTCCTAAAGAACCGGGAACCGATGGCCTATTCTTCCGCATTAAGGAAGGAAAATTGGAACAACCGAAAGGCATGGGAGAGCAACCTCCCAAGGGTGTGATCTATTACGATCCCAAAACGCAGCGGATCGTTTCAGCAGAAATCACGCTCAAGTTGAAAGGGGAGTTGACCGTCAATATCGGCGCCACGGACTCCAAAGTGGAAATCTACCAGGAGCAAAAGACGATACTACGCACAGGCGACAGTAGCTTCCTCTCGTCTCCGTCCACATCGAAGTAGTTAGCGGCAGTTTAGCCTCTAGCATTCGTCCAATTGTGGCCAATGTCCTAGACTCTCATTGGCTGGAATGAGAATACGGCCTACAACGTAACGTTCGCTTCCCCAGGGCAGTCTGACGGCTGCCCTGTTTCGTTTTGCTTCCTACCATTGTTTCGTCCTTGCCAATTCCAATGAGGGGAGAACTCAAAGAGAAAGTTGAAGTGCAGGAACTTGGCCGCTAAGGTATCCCGCAAACCCACGCTGAAGGGATTCGAGTTTGTCAGAACCGACAACCCCACTTTCCCGCAGGAAGCCACCGCAGTTATTCGTTGCTAGCAGCGGAGAGAATTACATGTTAGGCAGCGGCGAGGATGTAGACTGCCGCCACCCCAGCGATGGCTGCGAGAATGGCGCCGATCATGAGCCACTGCACAAACCAAACTTCGATCCCCTTACCGATGCGGATACCCATAAAGACGGCATGCATGGAAGCGGAGATCAACAGGTCTATAGGCAAAACCAGTAGGAACACGATCAACCAGCCCTCCCAAGGCGGTAAGCCAAAACGTTGGCATCCCTGCTCCACCATCGTTTTCATGATGGCCTCAGCGACGGTTTTGCAAATCCAGATCAGCACCAACATCCCAAAGGCCGTCCACATCGACGGCTTGGGAAGTCCGCACAAGACACAAGCATAACGGAAGGCAAATGTGAGGAGGTACACCGCCACCAAGGCCAAGGTGATCAAACCGCAGCAGAATAAAAGGACAATAACGGCAGCATTCATACTGACTCAAAGAATCGGAACGCACTGGAAGAGCAAACCGAGAGCACACTCTTGTGTGAAGTTTACCACATGTGCGGGGATGTCAAGGAGCAATGCCGGTCCTGACAGCCGAAGGATCAAGCCCCCTGCTTCCTCTTCGGGGGAGAACATCTCAGCAGGCTCTTGCACTCTCTGCCGGAGCGGGAAACTGCTCGCACAATTCCCGGACTCCCGCTCGAACCCGTTCCAGGACAGTGGTATCTCCGGGATGGGATAGGACCTGATCGATCCAGCTCCCGATTCTTCGCATTTCGTCTTCCTTCATCCCCCGGGTGGTCAGAGCGGGTGTACCGATGCGGATTCCTGAGGGATCGAACGGCTTGCGAGTATCAAAAGGAATCATATTTTTGTTGACGGTGATGCCGGCTGCATCGAGGAGCTGTTCCGCCTGCTTACCAGTCAAGCCCTTGGCTGTCACATCGACCAGAAGCAAATGCGTATCTGTACCGCCGGAGATGAGGGAAAATCCAGCACGTAAGAGAACCTCCGCCAGGGCATGGGCATTGGCAATAATCTGGGCGGCATAGTTTCGGAAGGTGGGGCGGAGGGCTTCTCCAAAAGCCACGGCCTTCGCTGCGATGACGTGCATGAGCGGTCCGCCTTGGATGCCGGGAAAAACGGCCGCGTTGATGCGGTCAGCCCATTCCGCCTGGCACAAGATGAATCCGGAACGTGGCCCGCGAAGGGTCTTGTGCGTCGTACTGGTGACAAAGTGAGCGTAAGGTACCGGGTCCGGGTGGAGTTTGGCGGCGATGAGGCCGGCGATATGGGCCATATCCACGAGCAAGAGCGCTCCTACGGACTCAGCGATTTCCGCAAAACGGGAAAAGTCGAGCTGCCGGGGATAGGCGCTGGCTCCCGCAATGATCAGACGCGGGCGGTGCTCCTTAGCCTTGCGAGCCAAGTCGTCGAAATCGATGCGGTGGTCCTCCCGGCGCACACCGTAACTGATCACCTGAAAGTATTTGCCGGAGAAATTCAAGCGCATGCCGTGGGTCAGGTGGCCGCCATGAGCCAAATCCAGGCCAAGGATGACGTCGCCGGGCTGCAAAGCAGCGAAAAAGACCGCCATATTTGCCTGCGCGCCGGAATGCGGCTGGACATTCACGTGAGCCGCCCCAAAGAGTTGCTTCGCCCGTTCGATCGCCAAGCGTTCGACCTGATCCACATATTCGCAACCGCCGTAGTAACGCTTGCCGGGATACCCCTCCGCGTATTTGTTGGTCAGAACAGACCCTTGGGCTTCCAGAACAGCAGCGCTGGTGTAGTTTTCGCTTGCGATCATCTCCAGGCCGTACTGCTGTCGGCGCCGTTCCCCAGCGATGGCGGCATAAACTTCTGGATCCGCTTGCTCAAGCACGCTCATGGATTCAGGACTCCTTCACTCCGGTCCACGTTATCAGCTTGTTGAGTCGTTTTAGCAAAAGTTCCTGGCAACGGCTGAGGGACGATTCCGCTCTACGGCCAACACCCCTCCGGTGGACGGGACAAATCGAGACTTGTTCTGCGACCTTCGGCAAACAATGCACTTTCTATGGACAGGACGAACCGAAACAATATCTACTACTATTTATCCCCATACTCTCAATCGAATCGGAACGGTGAAAAGAGGCCAGAGAACATGGCGTGCCAATCGTAGAGGTGCACCAACGTGATCGAATTGCGAGACCCAGTTAGTTCCTTATCCCACCTGCTCACAGCAATCTGGGCCGTGTTCGCGACTGCCCTGATGTATCGCCTGGCTCCGCAGCCATCCCGAACCGTTGCGATGATCTACGGCATGAGTATGGTGTTACTCTACACGGCAAGCGGCCTCTTCCACGGGTTGTATTACGAGAGCACCGCCCAGCATCGGTTGTTCCAGAAGCTGGATCAATCAGCCATATATCTGCTCATTGCTGGGACTAACACGCCCATCATGGCGATCCTGCTGCCGCGGCGGTGGCGGCGATGGTTCCTCGGTGGTGTCTGGCTGATGGCGTGCCTGGGTATCGCGTCCCTCTGGGCTTTGCCTAAGCCGCCCCACACTCTGGTCGTCGGGGTCTACTTGGCGATGGGGTGGATCGGCATTATACCGATCCGCTGGTATTACCAGGCGTTGGGAGCGCGCGCGATGAACTGGGCCTGGCTCGGTGCTGCCTGCTACACCTTCGGTGCGGTGTGCGAGCTAAGCCGCTGGCCCGTGCTGATTCCCGGTTGGATTGGCCCCCATGAGGTGCTCCACTTTTGCGACAGCGCCGGCAGCTTGGCCTTTTTTGTTTTCATCGTTCGCCACGTACTTCTGAGGCCAGGCGCCTCCCCAAGCGGCATCAGCGGAAAATATCCTGTCTTGCCCACTCACTTCATTAGCCAAAATCGGCTATGCTAAGGCTAGCCTCGCAGCCAGCGCGGGCTATGGGAGGATGCTCACGGCGGGTTGCACACTCCACTTGCCGAGGCGAATATAACTCAAGCCGACGATGCAAAGTTTGAGGTAACGGGCCATGCCGGTGTTTCATGTGGCGACCTTCGAGTGTGATGTGACTCCTCCTCTGGGCCATCCTCTTTGCGGCGGATGGATTGAGCCGGTCCGCGGGGTGGACGATCCCTTGCGGGCTTTGGGAGTGGTGCTTTTGGGCGGAGATAAGCCAATCGTATTGTGTGCGGTGGACTGGACAGGGTTGCGCAACGAAGCCTACCGGCAGTGGCGGCAGGCACTCGCGGACGCTGCCCATACGGTGCCGGAGTATGTATCGGTGCATTGCGTACATCCGCATAATACCCCGTTTGCAGACTTGGAAGCCCAGAAACTGATCGCCGCTGCCGGGGCACCCGATTCCCTGGATTTGAAGTTTTTTTCCGACTGCGTGCAGCGCTGTGCAGAAGCTTTGAAGGCGTCCTTACCCCGCGCCCAACGCTGGACGCACATCGGCATCGGAGCGGCACGGGTCGAGAAGGTAGCCTCGAATCGACGGGTACTCGGACCCGATGGCAAAGTCCAGTATGTGCGGACTAGTGCCACGAAAAACCCCGAAGCCCGCGCCGCCCCGGAAGGCTTGATCGATCCCATACTCCGCACGATCAGCTTCTGGCACGAGGATCGCCCTCTGGCGGCTCTGCACAGTTATGCCTGCCATCCCATGAGCTATTACGGAGACGGGCGGGTCAGCGCCGATTTTTGCGGCCTGGCCCGAGAGAAACGACGGCAGGAAACCGGCGTTTTTCAGGTCTATTTCAACGGTTGCGGCGGGAACATCACCGCCGGCAAGTACAACGACGGCGCCAAGGAGAATCGGGGGGTGCTGCGGGATCGCATTCATGCGGCGATGGCAGCCGCCTGGAAAGCCACCACGACGCAACCCCTGCGCGGCTGGTCCTGGCGGTACAAGGCCATCCGCTTTCCTGCGCGGCGGGAAGAGTCATTCGGCGACGCTGCCAGCCGCAAGGTCCTGGAAGACCCCAAAGCTCCGCCCGCCCGCCGCAACAACGCCGCCTTCCAACTGGCGTGGCGCAAGCGCTTGCACATCCCCATTGAGATCAACTGCCTGGACTTCGACAACCGCATTCTCGCCCTATTCTTGCCAGGCGAAGCCTTTGTCGAATATCAACTAGCGGCCCAAAAGATGCGGCCAGATGCCTTCGTGTTCACCGTAGCTTACGGCGACGGCGGAATGGGATACATTCCCACAGCCCGTGCCTTCCTCGAAGGCGGCTATGAACCCACAGTCGCCTTGGCCGCCCCCGAAAGCGAAGAACTTCTCTTGCGAACCATCCGCGAACTGCTCGGCAAAGCGCCGGGAGAATGATCCTTCCGGGACGGCCGCAACAAACGCCAGGCTCCGGATACCGGTAGGGTCTTGCAAATATCCATACTGCAATCTGAACTAAAATCTCTATGGTATGCTGTGTTCCTTGCCGGCCTTATGTTAGGAAAACATGATAACCATAAAGACCTCTTGCTTCAGTTACTCCGTGACTTGCCTAGTATCTGTTCTCCGGGAAGCGGAACATCTAAAAACAGTCCCCTGCCTGGTTTCGAGGATATGATGAAAATCCCAGAGATAATAGGAAAAATCATTGGGGTATGATCTTGGGGTGTAACTAGATTCTCTGGGGGTGGGGGCTGAACCCGCGAGGTATTTCCCCAGACGAGCAGAGCTGCCCGACAGGGCCCCCCAGAAAATCTGGCTGCACCCTGATCTTGCTGCTCGCTGTTTTTCCTCTATGGGGGAAGAAAATCATGCGCACCTGTACGCTTCTGTCCATCGCTGGGATCGCTTGGGTGATCAGTGGCGTCTGGAATGTCACGTCTGCCGTCGGGGTCGCCGCGGAGGGAGAATACAAAGCGGGTGTGGCTGTCAAGGTCATCACACCTGTGGAGCCAATGTGGATGGCAGGTTATGCCGCCCGGAACAAACCAGCAGAAGGCAAGGTTCATGACTTGTACGCCAAAGCCTTGTGCCTCCAGGATGCGCAGGGCAAAAAACTGATCCTGGTCACGACGGACCTAATCGGCATCCCACGCCCGTTGGCGGAAAAGGTGACTCAAGCTATCGAGAAAAAACACGGCATTCCCCGCTCCGCCATTATGCTTACGTCCTCTCACACGCATTGCGGACCAGTTCTCCGAGCCAATCTCATTGACATGTATGGCCTCAATCCTCAAGAGGCTCGCAAAGTCGAAGTGTACACTGACAAACTCTCCCAGGACTTGATCGATTTGATCGATTCCGCGGTGCAGAAGCTCGAACCGGTGCAACTCCAATTCGGCGAAGGAGCGGCCGGTTTCGCCATCAATCGACGCCAGCCGACACCTAAGGGTATTGTCATCGGGGTCAATCGAGAAGGTCCTGTCGATCACTCGGTGCCGGTATTGGTCGTGCGCCAAGGTGATGGCAAACCCTGGGTCATCGTGTTCGGTTACGCCTGTCATAACACCACTCTGAGCTTCTATCAGTGGTGCGGGGATTACGCCGGTTTTGCTCAGCTCGAAGTGGAGAAAGCATTTCCTGGAGCCGTGGCCATGTTCTGGAGTGGCTGTGGCGGAGATGCCAATCCCCATCCCCGAGGCACTCTAGAGCTATGTGAGAAGCACGGACAGGAACTCGCCGAAGCGGTACGCAAGGTCGTCTTGGGAAAACTCCAGACGATCCGCGGGCCTTTTTCGACCCGTTACGACACCATTACCCTCAAGATCGAAGCAGTCCCGACTCGCGAGCAGCTCAATGCCGATCTGTTGAGCAAGAACCCGGCGGTCCAACGCCGCGCCCAGCGCCTGCTGCAAGAGCTGGAAAGCCGCGGGCGCATCTCAGACACCTACCCCTACTACCCAGTCCAAACCTGGATGTTGGGCGATCAGGTTCACTGGGTGGCTTTAGGCGGCGAAGTGGTGGTCGATTATGCCTTGCGATTGAAGAAGGAATTGCCGCACAAGCCGGCAATATGGGTCACCGGTTATGCCAACGACGTCATGGCGTACATTCCCACAGCGCGACTGCTCCGAGAAGGGGGATACGAAGCCGACTTTTCGCAAATCTACTATGGCATGCCGGGAAAATGGAGCGCCGCTATCGAGGAGTTGATTATCACCAAAGTCAAACAACAGGCGGGGGTCACCGGCAAACTGCCCCAGGCGCCCGGCCCCTTGTCACCCCAGGAGGAACTCGCCTCCTTTCGCATCGTCGAGGGATTCCAGATTGAACTGGTCGCAGCGGAGCCAGACGTGGTCGATCCCGTAGCCATGTGCTTTGACGCAAAAGGCCGCCTCTATGTCTGCGAGATGCGAGGATACCCCAACGGAGGCGTCGGAACCGGCCCGGAAACCCGCGGACGCATTCGCTGCCTGATCGACACGGATCGAGACGGCCGATTTGATCGGTCCACCATTTATGCTGACCAATTGCGCTTTCCCATGGGGATCACGCCCTACCGAGACGGCGTCATAGTTGCGGTGGCACCGGATATCCTCTTTCTGCAAGACACCGATGGGGATGGCGTAGCGGATAAAAAGCGCGTGCTGTACACCGGCTTCAACCTCGCTAACATCCAGCAGATGGTGAACAGTTTGCAGTGGGGGGTGGACCATTGGGTTTATGGCTGTGCAGGCAATGACGGGGGAACTGTCCGATCCGCCGAAAAGCCTCAATCTCCGGCAGTGAGTTTGCGGAATCGGGGTTTGCGCTTCCGCCCAGACATACCGGCAAGTCTGGAACCGACCAGCGGTGGGGGACAATACGGGCTGACCGCGGATGATTTTCAGCACTGGTTCACGGCAACCAACAGCCAGCATCTACGGCAAATCGTGCTTCCCGACCACTACTTGCGCCGCCATCCTCACTTGCCTGTGACAGCGGTCACCGCCGATATTCCTGAGCATGGTCCCGCGGCTCGCGTCTTCCGCATTTCCCCGTTTGAACCATGGCGCGTGGAACGCACAGCCCGACGAGCGGGAGGAAGCGATGCGGGACGTTTCGCCACTACGGAATTGGTGCCGGGAGGTTACTTCACCTCCGCGTGCAGCCCGTGCATCTACACCGGCGATCTGTTTCCCCCGGAATTCTACGGCGACAACTTCGTCTGTGATCCGGCCAACAATCTGATCCATCGCGAACGTTTGGTCCCTCATGGTTCCCTTTTCCGTGCCGTCCGGACTTATGCGGACCGCGAATTTCTGGCTTCCACAGATAATTGGTTCCGGCCCGTTTTTCTCACCGTGGGACCCGAAGGCGCCCTTTATGTGCTCGATTTCTACCGGGAAGTTATCGAGACCCCCCTATCCCTTCCCGATGACATCAAGCAGCAACTGAACTTGGAAAGCCGCGGGCGCGGGCGCATCTGGCGCATCACGC includes these proteins:
- a CDS encoding DHH family phosphoesterase; this translates as MPVDWSGLVTLLRQRDRPLLMTHVRPDADGLGSQLALYEMLQVMGKHPRVAIASRLPPRYAFLDPERRIIEDFKSADWQDRDCVLILDTGTWAQLGDFADWLRRSTLPRVVIDHHRTQDDLGGLACVDVTAEATGRLVYELIQALGLPLRPGAAQNLFMALATDTGWFRHANTTPNTFTLAATLMQAGAQPTILYEKLYETATLARLRLVGLALERLHIALGGKVAYTEIYLKDYPLTGAVPGDTEELINYPRSLEGVEVALVFIEQASGGTKVSFRSRSVDISRLAERFGGGGHPLACGATLPLPLHQARETVLAALQEWLRPSPSPDAASPLLTSPQEPPHH
- a CDS encoding DUF6263 family protein; amino-acid sequence: MSRIRLMIASLALGVFVAFTAAQDVKTQPPAQEQPAKSTTSPQDPKKTEPKKEEPKKETPKKEEPKKEEPKKEEPKADPNARTFALKFEKDKKFYQELKTQVSQVIKVQGQDVTQKQESTYYFKWNPLKQVGEKWELEQEVEGLKVSIDISGNTINYDSTQPDASVTAGNPTLMEFFRKLVGTKFVVTLDKAFKVEAVSGKDEFIRKLSGGNNQLDSLFRNIVTDDSLKQMCDPTFYLVPDSPRKPGDTWEKKAAISLGPIGKYEVTYKFKYVGPGTEEGKKEYDKIEVETDVTYTVPKEPGTDGLFFRIKEGKLEQPKGMGEQPPKGVIYYDPKTQRIVSAEITLKLKGELTVNIGATDSKVEIYQEQKTILRTGDSSFLSSPSTSK
- a CDS encoding ubiquitin family protein translates to MNAAVIVLLFCCGLITLALVAVYLLTFAFRYACVLCGLPKPSMWTAFGMLVLIWICKTVAEAIMKTMVEQGCQRFGLPPWEGWLIVFLLVLPIDLLISASMHAVFMGIRIGKGIEVWFVQWLMIGAILAAIAGVAAVYILAAA
- a CDS encoding serine hydroxymethyltransferase: MSVLEQADPEVYAAIAGERRRQQYGLEMIASENYTSAAVLEAQGSVLTNKYAEGYPGKRYYGGCEYVDQVERLAIERAKQLFGAAHVNVQPHSGAQANMAVFFAALQPGDVILGLDLAHGGHLTHGMRLNFSGKYFQVISYGVRREDHRIDFDDLARKAKEHRPRLIIAGASAYPRQLDFSRFAEIAESVGALLLVDMAHIAGLIAAKLHPDPVPYAHFVTSTTHKTLRGPRSGFILCQAEWADRINAAVFPGIQGGPLMHVIAAKAVAFGEALRPTFRNYAAQIIANAHALAEVLLRAGFSLISGGTDTHLLLVDVTAKGLTGKQAEQLLDAAGITVNKNMIPFDTRKPFDPSGIRIGTPALTTRGMKEDEMRRIGSWIDQVLSHPGDTTVLERVRAGVRELCEQFPAPAESARAC
- the trhA gene encoding PAQR family membrane homeostasis protein TrhA gives rise to the protein MIELRDPVSSLSHLLTAIWAVFATALMYRLAPQPSRTVAMIYGMSMVLLYTASGLFHGLYYESTAQHRLFQKLDQSAIYLLIAGTNTPIMAILLPRRWRRWFLGGVWLMACLGIASLWALPKPPHTLVVGVYLAMGWIGIIPIRWYYQALGARAMNWAWLGAACYTFGAVCELSRWPVLIPGWIGPHEVLHFCDSAGSLAFFVFIVRHVLLRPGASPSGISGKYPVLPTHFISQNRLC
- a CDS encoding neutral/alkaline non-lysosomal ceramidase N-terminal domain-containing protein translates to MRTCTLLSIAGIAWVISGVWNVTSAVGVAAEGEYKAGVAVKVITPVEPMWMAGYAARNKPAEGKVHDLYAKALCLQDAQGKKLILVTTDLIGIPRPLAEKVTQAIEKKHGIPRSAIMLTSSHTHCGPVLRANLIDMYGLNPQEARKVEVYTDKLSQDLIDLIDSAVQKLEPVQLQFGEGAAGFAINRRQPTPKGIVIGVNREGPVDHSVPVLVVRQGDGKPWVIVFGYACHNTTLSFYQWCGDYAGFAQLEVEKAFPGAVAMFWSGCGGDANPHPRGTLELCEKHGQELAEAVRKVVLGKLQTIRGPFSTRYDTITLKIEAVPTREQLNADLLSKNPAVQRRAQRLLQELESRGRISDTYPYYPVQTWMLGDQVHWVALGGEVVVDYALRLKKELPHKPAIWVTGYANDVMAYIPTARLLREGGYEADFSQIYYGMPGKWSAAIEELIITKVKQQAGVTGKLPQAPGPLSPQEELASFRIVEGFQIELVAAEPDVVDPVAMCFDAKGRLYVCEMRGYPNGGVGTGPETRGRIRCLIDTDRDGRFDRSTIYADQLRFPMGITPYRDGVIVAVAPDILFLQDTDGDGVADKKRVLYTGFNLANIQQMVNSLQWGVDHWVYGCAGNDGGTVRSAEKPQSPAVSLRNRGLRFRPDIPASLEPTSGGGQYGLTADDFQHWFTATNSQHLRQIVLPDHYLRRHPHLPVTAVTADIPEHGPAARVFRISPFEPWRVERTARRAGGSDAGRFATTELVPGGYFTSACSPCIYTGDLFPPEFYGDNFVCDPANNLIHRERLVPHGSLFRAVRTYADREFLASTDNWFRPVFLTVGPEGALYVLDFYREVIETPLSLPDDIKQQLNLESRGRGRIWRITPKGYQVSPLPDLTQLTPEQLAQELAHANPWRRMTAQRLFFENPTPHLAPRLRQLLLQTRGRPARVNIAWTLQGWGALRPEDILLLLEDPLAGVREHGLRLAETLLPQHASLVQACQRLKNDADPMVRLQLAFTAGYLPPSTAVEVLEHLLTRQDSDAWLVTAALSSSRGLEIPLLQKLIAHPSPPLVLCQRLAALIGARGNSGEIATIISLIAKERRSETLQHNLLEGLGQGMRQARINLAAWLAQPPQDAQEAVATIKARLEQACRTVGDEQASLPARLAAARLLAYAPLDWSFSALQQALQPSVPSTVQQTALQALASHNDPRVTALLLERYPAFPPATRTLARDILLSRPDRILALLSAIEQRRLPASELSSAQVQQLRTHPTASVRQKAQAVLSLAVNPDRARVVAAYQGALQMRGDAAAGKQVFQKHCASCHRLDGVGHPVGPDLLAVLGNKSGEDLLIAIFDPNREVDPRYRAYQITTADERVLTGILTAETPTSITLRRPDGAEDTLLRAAILSFQATPVSLMPEGLEKELQPQDVANLLAYLRTAGRRDQ